AAGAAGAAAATCCGCGTCAACGCGGTATGCCCGGCGGTGATCGACACCGACATGTTCCGCCGCGCCTACGAGGCCGACCCGAAGAAGGCCGAGTTCGCCGCCGCCATGCACCCGGTGGGCCGCGTCGGCCGCGTCGAGGAAATCGCCTCCGCCGTGCTCTACCTGTGCAGCGACAACGCCGGCTTCACCACCGGTATCGCCTTGCCGGTGGATGGCGGGGCGACGGCGATCTGATCTTCCCCGAGTGAGTGTTCTGGGGCGTTCCCTTTCCCAACCCTGGCTGCGCGGTCCGCTCCGAAGGGAGCGGAGGCCGTTCGGCGTGCGGTGAAGTATCGACATCGGGCCGTTCAGTGCTGTTCTGAGCGCAATGGTGCCAGGCGTACGCTGAATTCAATCTGGCAGAGGAAAGCTCCCTCTTCCTTCAGGGAGAGGGCGGGGGAGAGGGCAGATCCCCGCCATTTCTGACCTGAAAGACCTGTAGGAGCGAGCTTGCTCGCGAACGGCTTTCCCGGCCGCTGCGGCGCTGGGCGGTTCGCGAGCAAGCTCGCCCCTACAAAAAAGCTCGCTCGCCTCACGATTCCACCCCGTTCGCTACAAACTTTCGCATTCTGTTACAGGATGAAGTGGTTTTGGCCTGCAAGGCCAGTTACAAGCGCCCAAGAGGCCGAAACAATCGGCCCATTCCAGTTGGAGAATAATGATAATGACCAACGATCCCTTGCTGACGCTGTTCATGCCCATCGCCCTGGGCATCATCATGCTGGGCCTCGGCCTGTCCCTGACCATCGCCGATTTCGCCCGCGTGGTGCGCTACCCCAAGCCCGTGCTGATCGGCCTGGTGTGCCAGATCATCCTGCTGCCCCTGGCGTGCTTCCTCATCACCCTGGGCTTCGCCCTCGAAGCGGCGCTCGCCGTGGGCATGATGCTGCTTGCCGCATCCCCCGGCGGCACCACCGCCAACCTCTACAGCCACCTGGCCCACGGCGACGTCGCGCTGAACATCACGCTGACCGCGGTGAACTCGGTGATCGCCATCCTCACCATGCCGCTGATCGTGAACCTGTCGTTGCTGTACTTCATGAACGACGGGCAGACCATCCCGCTGCAGTTCGCCAAGGTGGTGCAGGTTTTCATCATCGTCCTCGGCCCCGTGGCCATCGGCATGATCGTGCGGCGTCTGCTGCCGGGCGTGGCGGCGGCGCTGCAGAAGCCGGTGAAGATCCTCTCCGCGCTGCTGCTGGCGGTGATCATCGGCGTGGCCGTGACCAAGGACTGGCAAACGTTCCTCACCTATGCGCCCATCGTCGGCGCGGCGGCACTGTGCTTCAACCTGCTGAGCCTGGCCCTGGGCTACTGGATTCCGCGCCTGCTCAAGCTGTCCAAGCCTCAGTCCATCGCCATCGGCATGGAGATCGGCATCCACAACGGCACCCTCGCCATCGCCCTGGCGCTCAGCCCGATGCTGCTCAACAACAAGACCATGGCGATCCCGGCGGCCATCTACGGCGTGCTGATGTTCTTCACCGCCGGCCTCTTCGGCTGGTGGGTCAGTCGTGGCGTGACCAGGACCGCGCCGGAGCAGGCGCCTGCCTGATGCTCCTGCAAGGGAGCTGTGCTCAGTGTTTCCCTTGGAGCGCCGCAGGATGGGGGAGCGCCGCGATACTCATCGAGGCCGTGCAGGGGCAGCGTGGGTATCGCAAGCCCGCGGATCGCTGCCCTGGCCATCCTGCGAAGGCGCGCGCCGGCTGCCGCTGAGCAGGTTCAATCCGGCCAATGCCACGCCGGGGCATCGAACATGCCCTGGTCGCGGATGCGCGTCTGGCCCAGTTCCTTGTCCAGGTGCAGGCAGTTGCACTCGGGGTGCTCCTCCAGCGTGGCGATCAGCCGGCTGGCGTGGGACACGACCCAGACCTGGGTGTGCTTCGAGGCCTCGATGATCAACCGTCCCAGCGCCGGCAGCAGGTCCGGGTGCAGGCTGGTTTCCGGTTCGTTGAGCACCATCAGCGACGGCGGGCGCGGGGTGAGCAGGGCGGCGACCAGCAGCAGGTAGCGCAGGGTGCCGTCGGAGAGTTCCGCCGCGCTCAGCGGGCGCAGCAGGCCGTATTGCTTCAGCGCCACGGCGAAGCGTCCACCGGGCTGGCAGTCGATCTGCAGTTCGGCGCCGGGGAAGGCGTCGCTGATGGCGGTTTCCAGTGCTGTCGCGTTGCCGATTTCACGAATGGTCTGTAGCGCAGCGGCGAGGTCGCGGCCGTCGTGGTGCAGCACCGGGGTGCGGGTGCCGAGTTGCGGCTGGCGCGCGGGGGCGTCGGCATCGGTGCGGAAGTGGTCGTAGAAGCGCCAGCCGCGAATCTGCTCGCGCAGCAGCAGGGCTTCGGGGCAGTCCGAGCCGCCGCCGATCCGGGTGAACAGGCTGTCGAAAGTCGGGATGTGCTGCTCCAGCACCTGCCAGCTGCGGCCTTCGCGGGCGCGCAGCATAGGCCCGTTGCGTTCCACCAGTTGCGACGCGGGGCGGTACCAGGGGCCGGCCCAGATGCTTTCGTGCTTGATCTCCGGGTCCAGGCCGAAGGCGCTGACCACCGGCGGGGGCGGCAGGCCGAGGGCGATGGCGTAGCCGAAATCTTCGCCGGCAAAGCCCAGGCGCAGGCGCTTCACTTCGTTGCGCGGTCCGCCCTGGACTTCCACTTCGCCCGTGCGCATGCGCCGTGAATGGGTTTCCGGCCCGGCCCAGAAGGTGGATTCGAGCCCGCCCTCGCGCGCCAGTGCATTCACCACGCCGCCCTGGGCGGTCTCGGCAAGCAGGCGCAAGGCGCGATAGAGGTTGGACTTGCCGCTGCCGTTGGCGCCGGTGATCAGATTCAGCCGGCCCAGTGGCAGCACCAGCGAGTTGATCGAGCGGTAGTTGGCGACGGCCAGGGTGTACAGCATGCGGGGCGATCCGGTTCGGGCAATCGCCCGCATGCTAGCAGAAGGGGTGCGCCATTACGGCGCACGGCGCCAGTTCAGCACCAGTTGGGTCAGCAGCCCGGCCACCAGGCCCCAGAACGCCGAGCCCACGGAGAACAGGGTGAACCCCGAAGCGGTGACGAGGAAGGTGACCATCGCCGCTTCGCGCTGGCGCGCGTCGGCCATCGCGTTGGTCAGGCCGTTGGTGATCGAGCCGAGCAGGGCCAGCGCCGCGATGGACAGCACCAGCGCCTTGGGCAAGGCGGCGAACAGTGCGGCCAGGGTGGCGCCGAAAATGCCGGCTACGCCGTAGAACAGGCCGCACCAGAGCGCGGCGGTGTAGCGTTTGTGCGGGTTCTCGTGGGCTTCCGGGCCGGTGCAGATGGCTGCGCTGATCGCCGCCAGGTTGATGCCGTGGGAGCCGAAAGGCGCCAGCAGCAGCGAGGCGACGCCGGTCACCGAGATCAGCGGCGAGGCGGGCACCTGGTAGCCATCGGCGCGCAGTACGGCCAGGCCCGGCATGTTCTGCGAGGCCATCGCCACGATGAACAGCGGAATGGCGATGCTGATGGTGGCGGCCAGCGAGAAGCTCGGCGCG
This Pseudomonas sp. ATCC 13867 DNA region includes the following protein-coding sequences:
- a CDS encoding bile acid:sodium symporter family protein; translated protein: MTNDPLLTLFMPIALGIIMLGLGLSLTIADFARVVRYPKPVLIGLVCQIILLPLACFLITLGFALEAALAVGMMLLAASPGGTTANLYSHLAHGDVALNITLTAVNSVIAILTMPLIVNLSLLYFMNDGQTIPLQFAKVVQVFIIVLGPVAIGMIVRRLLPGVAAALQKPVKILSALLLAVIIGVAVTKDWQTFLTYAPIVGAAALCFNLLSLALGYWIPRLLKLSKPQSIAIGMEIGIHNGTLAIALALSPMLLNNKTMAIPAAIYGVLMFFTAGLFGWWVSRGVTRTAPEQAPA
- a CDS encoding AAA family ATPase, with the protein product MLYTLAVANYRSINSLVLPLGRLNLITGANGSGKSNLYRALRLLAETAQGGVVNALAREGGLESTFWAGPETHSRRMRTGEVEVQGGPRNEVKRLRLGFAGEDFGYAIALGLPPPPVVSAFGLDPEIKHESIWAGPWYRPASQLVERNGPMLRAREGRSWQVLEQHIPTFDSLFTRIGGGSDCPEALLLREQIRGWRFYDHFRTDADAPARQPQLGTRTPVLHHDGRDLAAALQTIREIGNATALETAISDAFPGAELQIDCQPGGRFAVALKQYGLLRPLSAAELSDGTLRYLLLVAALLTPRPPSLMVLNEPETSLHPDLLPALGRLIIEASKHTQVWVVSHASRLIATLEEHPECNCLHLDKELGQTRIRDQGMFDAPAWHWPD